In Setaria italica strain Yugu1 chromosome I, Setaria_italica_v2.0, whole genome shotgun sequence, the genomic window TCCTTGGTTTATGCCCTTACCAAGAAGACCCAAAAAAGATGAGATGGATCACAGACACCATAGTCCATAGAGATAGAATGATGAATATTTACATGAAGCATCAAAACTCAATAGACTCCTACCTACATGATACTAGGATCTTGACGCTCGATGATGAACACGAACAAAATTATTACAAAGAACTGGAACAAATCGCGGGAAACTGACACGGTATTTTACAAAAGGCAAAACTGCAAATCCTTGTCACACTTGCGTGCACAAAAAATAGCAAGCAGCAACTCCCCGACGTGCTTTACCTTCGGTCCGACTGATGCCAAAATCACAGGCACATCATGTACATATTGCCTCCACTCCGTGCCTGAGCCATTGATTGTGCCGCAGATCCCAATCACAGGCAGCATGCAAGCTCACTTGATCAGCCTCGCTTTGTGCCTCAACCATCCTTCAGCAGATCCGCAGGGGCGACCGGCCTTGCAATGGTTTCGACAACAGAAACCTTGTTTCCATCTCTTACCAGTGCTGTAACAAGATCTGCAGACACTCCAGTACTAAGTTGTTTTTGGACAGTTGTGGAGTGTTGATCACTGCTAACTTCTACAGCAGTTGCCAAATTGTTGGACATGGAACTGGATGATTCACTTGCTTCATCTGTGTTCAGGAATAGGCAGACGACAGCACAGTCATCTATCTTCGATGTGGGAAACCGAGTTCGCCATGCACGGTGAGCTGATTCAACTAGGAAACGTGCTGCAGAGGCCCGGGATGTGGCTCGGCTGACAATACTAACAACTTCATCATTTGACAGCACGTCCCACACCTGAAGTGAGTTAGATAACGACAGTAGGAAGTTATATCATATAGCACAGAAAAGGGTCCACTCTTATTAACATTGAGAAAATGGTGTGTAAATAAATTAACATCTGCTCACCCCATCGGTAGCCAGCACAACAAATTCATCCTTTTCTGTGATGTGGTGATAGGAAACATCAGGCATGGAAATTACACCATGATCCTTCAGACAAAAGTCTCCAAATGCCCTAGCCATGGCCAATCCAGGTGAGTTGTACTTTGGAAGCCAAACACGAGCTACCTCTGGTTCCTCAGGAAGTGCAAATATTCTGCCCCTCCTTTGCTTGATTCGCTGTGCTTCACCTGAGAATTACCATGTCATTCCTCAATCAACTAAACGAGAAAAGAAAATGCATACAGTGAATGTTTTACTGTTCAGCAGTACTTGCTGCTACGAGAGGATCAAAATATTTGCATCATGTACTCATGCCTGTATAACTGAATGATATGTCACCAACACAATGCAAGACAACATCTTCAAAAGCAGTAATAGTTACCTTCCCACACTAATCTAAATACGACCACACAATTCCCCAAACAAATTTTAGTATATACTCCCTTTGCTCATTCCGCTTCACCCAAGTTGGGATATATGGAAACTGCATCACTGGATTTGTcactaaaaaaaatataatttgacAAAGTATAATGTTCTGAAAATAACTTTTCATAATCCCTCCGTTCCTTTTCATTTGTCTTCATAGGATCCATGACGTCAAACTTTCAAAGTTCTACATTAATATGTTTAAACCTATCAAGATTGACTATATGAAAATATTATTACTAGATTTTTCTTTGGAAAAGCTTTCATAAAGTATATTATCTCCGTAAAATATTAATATAAATTCATAAAATGTAGATTGCAGTACTTGAATGTCCCGAAAACTGTGAatgcaaacaaataaaaaaaatgaaaggagAGCAATGAATCATTGCCATCTAATAAGTCTGGATGTTTAGAAAGATGATGACATTCAAAAATCAACTTCCCACAAGTTCTTGTGATTGCAGGGAGCAAATGCGTAGTTATGAAAATATACAAAACAGCAGTTGGTAACAAGATAAATTAAGCCATACgatctttataaaaaaaagccATACCATGAAAAACATAGAAAATAACAGCTGGGAACAGGAAAAACTTAAGTGATCCTCATCCTTGACTCAAGGTTTTTCTTGGCTACTGTATTGCCTAGTTTCACTAATCTTACTCCAAATGAATTTGCCCCACTTTTACGAGCACGACTCCATGAAAATGCTTGAACAATTtgattgacaaaaaaaaacatgaacatTCTATAGAGCTACAAAATGCTAATCTGCTTCCTCAGAATTAAAATACTAAAGTAAGAATTGGTAAACTGACAGTCGAGTGCCACCTCCGATCCTAAATAGTCCATTTAGGTTTGTGCTAAGACAAACCTTTTATTTTTATCCATTGATGATAACTAAAAATATTTAGATTGGCAACATAAGGTTGATGTTTATAGATTCATCATGAAGAATAatttcataatatatttttttataactgGAACCATATATTTACATAGATATTGGTAGTCAAGGTGCCGCACTGAAGATCAAGTTGATATGATAATAGACTTTTGGGATAAAAACGCGTAAATCATAGTTTAGGGATAGTTCAAATATGGTTAGGTAAATGATGTTTTGCTGATATCCCTAATTTATTGGTCAAGTAACTTTCTAGTGAATGACCAAACTATTAGAATTCAGAAATTGTAATAAATATGTCAGGCTGGGATACTAAAATATCAAAAGTTAATTTCAGACACACCAACAGAATATTTCATGAAGACCACTTTTATTCAACTATGTGTAAACTTGACTAAACTGTAACAATAACAGCAAGCGAGAAAACCTTGTCCCCAACTAAAACAAAAAGAATCTATGATATTCTAAACTCATACTGTTATTAATCAAATTCCTTTGACCATAACATAATAAAGATATAAACAGAGTGCTACTTACACCACGTGTTAAGGCCACATAATGTCACAAGCTAACGGAAATACTGTAAAGCCATGCAAATATAATGATGTTCACAAAACAAGTACAGAGCTAAAAAAAACTGCACATCTATATTGCATAAAGCAGGACTAGTGAAAGGCTATACAGTTGCAAAATGATTAGGGACACAATGAAGCAACAAccacaaaagaaagaaatacaGGCTTACTTGGAATGTTCGGTTTGAGGTCAACTGTCAATTGGATGGCAACAAGCTGATTATTTTCATCTCTGGTACCCAAGACAGCTCTTGAGTCCCCTAAGTTGCCAATTATAAGATTGCGTCCCTGCAGAATACAATTGATTTACAAGCATGCAGGTCCAGTCAGCTGGTGTGATCATAATGAAACAGAAAGAAGATATTTCACTTTTAAAAAGATTAATAGTGCCATTTGGCTCAGTTACCTGCTTGATCACTGCCACTGCTGTAGTCCCACTGAAAAAGCAATCAATATTTTTATGTAACTTGAGATCCCTATCCATTACATGGAAGGCCTTCAAGAATGATGCTCTCAATGCTGGGAAAATTTCTGGATACTCCCCATTCTGCTCAGCTTCAGAGGACATGACAGTAACTCTTCTGTTTACATGTTCTGGTGAACCTACTTCATTTGCGTTGCTCTTAATGTTGCTAGTGGATGTTTCTCTACCATCTTCCATCGCCAAATCTGCTCCTAACTTCACAGGCAGGAGATCTCTTACTCTCTTAGCAACCAAATGGCCATAAGGTCCATGACCATCAAACACACCACAGAAGATTGTATCCTCTCTCGAACAGTAGTTCTGtccaaaagtaaaaaaaatagcttGTCATAATCAAACATATATTCCACAGAAGTAACAGCAGCAGCAAATTTTACACATTCACAACAAACTGGACAGATAGATGGAAGATGGGCACTTGTTGCAAAAGCAGCATTTGTAGTTAACCATTTTGGTATCTTTTTAATGGGACCCGTGTGCAACTTGTAAGAGAGTACTAAGGTAGTCAAATCACGAAAGTTTAAGTTTATGGAAGTGTTGAGAAAACTCATGGAAGGCAAATTCGAGTCCCACTGCAATGAGATAGGATCGGTATATGTGTCACGCAATGGACATGCAGCCAAATTGGTAATCAAACATTTGGAAAGGGAAGGATGGTGCTTCAAGCAGATAAGATCATCCAGCAAGGAGATGgagaagggagaaaaaaaaactaggatTGGATAAGGATGAGAATCATGTGGAGCCCCTCCAACCTCCAAGAAGTATTCCAACTCAACACCAATCATTACGCTTGAATAAGACTACCAACTAAAACTCTTCACCAGCAACATCCAATGGCAATCCGTGCTAAATATATATAGAACTTCAGTCAAAGTTCaattcttgcaagttttaggaTGCTGCGCACTCATGCTGCGGGTAACTCATAATACACGATGTGCCCAGATAAGAAAAGGGTGTGCCTGAAGAAAAAACAATTTCCTGAGTTTGaagggaaaataaaaataaaatctgAACGAGAACTTCCGTTGCATAAAAATCTGGATCAAAGGATATGCTAGTTAATTTAATCAACTAagtatttttgaaaaaaaaacaaatccacTAGTAGAATATAGTTGCTTAGATCTTGGGGAGATCTGATCAAGGAACAGTCAGAAAGCGTACATCAAGAATATATGTGAGAAAAAAGTACAGACAAGAAAGCAGGGAAAAGATggttctttttctcttttcattttttctCGTTTTACCTCCCAGAAGATCATGGCATCCTGGTTGACGCCCTTCTTGCCCTGCAGCGTGTACAGCGACGCGACGGCGCAGGCGCCATTGCCGGCGATCCGGCCGGGGGTGGCCCTGAGCTCGGCCGCGAAGCGCCGCGCGTCCGCGGGCGCGGGTGCCGCCGGGCCCACCACgcgaggcagcggcgggcgcggcTGCCTCCGGGGCCGCGCGGGCGCCCCCCACGTGACGCCGAGCGCGCCGAGCACGCCGAACAGGCAGTCGAAGAAGTCGTCCAtgcaccggccgccgcctccttctgCTTCCCCCgctgctgcttctcctcctcctcccgccgccgctggccccgCGGAGCGGCTGGTGACCATGACGacgcgcgcggcgacggcgaccgcgaCCAGGCGCTGGTGCTCCCCTCCGCTGCCGCTAGGCCGCCGACGGCTGGTGCCCGACCGGCGCCTCGCGGCGGCCTCGACCATGCACACGCGGCCGAtccgcgcccggcgccgcgcgccgccccccgcccgcCGACTAGCTCCCGCCCCCGACGCCGGCGACAAGGCGGGGCAGACGAGCCGAGGGAGTGAGACGGACAGCAAGGCGAAGCGAAGGAGGCTCAGACACCACCGAGCGAAGCGAAGGGAGGAGCTGCGGCCGCTGAATTGCTAAAATTAAGCGGGCAGCCAGGGATGCAGTGTAAAAAGAGGAATTTTATATCTGCCGTATTGCGAAAAGGGCAGCAAGAACACGGACACGGGTCACAACCAAACCCAATCTCTCTCTCCCCGTCTGCCTCTGGATGAGTGCGTAGAGTAGTGGTGGTTAGGAAACAAGAGGCCTGCGTAATCCCGTACTTAAAAAGGCTCTTAGCAACGGGCCAATTTAGTGATTAAGCAGCTAATCTAATCAGGGAGGAGCAGCAGAGCAGGGAGCTGAGCTGTAGTAAAAACGAGAGGacggcgaggccgcggcggtgggTGCTTTTCTTGCTGTTGGAATTGGAATCCGCCTCTCCCTCTCGGAGGGGGGAAGGGGGAAAGCGGTGGTGGCGAATCTGAGGCGACGAGATGCAGGAGGGGACAGCGAGAAGGCCGAAATGGGAGGCACGGGAGAGGGACGCAGAGGGGGCCGAGAGGCTGTCGGAGTCGGCGAAAGCTCTTGTGGCCTCGGAGGACCCCGGAGCTGCGTGCTACTGTTCTCCATTTCTACCGAGCCGCGGTCGGGCGGGGTAGTTGAGGTGGACGGCGGCCCGGCTGCGGACGAGCAGCTAGCAGCCCCCCGCGCCtcacccggccggccggtccaGTCTCCCTCCGGTCACCGTCGCGTCATGGGTGGAACGGCCGAACAGGGACGGTTCTTGCCTCATGATTCGTGGATCAAACAGGCTGCTCGTTAATGGACTTGTTGTCACCGAAAATTAAAGGATGTGTACTTGTCTAAATAATGATACATTTAGATCAGCGCATTTTGGCGGCTTTATACtcctattaattttttattggaCCTATTTTCAAACTGAAATTTTTTCGAACGACAGTCATATTTGAGTTGACATCTCAATCCCACGTGGATGACTACTTAGTTCCCGTGCAAAGTAACTGCTTCGAAAAAATAACTGATGCataatatgatgatgatgatgtcgaGATCAAGAAGTCCTCACCGAAAATCATTTTTACAACGAGGAGTACTTAATGTCGTGATAAATTGGATAATAAGCAGAGTTCTTCTCCTTGGTTATTGTGCCAAGATGAGATAGATTTATCAAGCGAACAGAGCGTAACTCCGCTAGTAAGGTTTCTTGTGGTGGAATCTGCCCATCAAGGTTTGAGTCCTTGACTCGGCATTGGTGCTCgcatttttctggatttatttcaggatttaaccgGCAGTGGTAGGCGATGTTCCCGTTGACAGTGAGGCGCCAAtgatgacttcatcaatctcgaggatttgccggctCAATCTTTCGAATGTGCTCATAGGGGTAAGATTGTGTACGTGTGTTCGTAGAGGCGAGTGTCCATGCCTGTATGTGAGCGTTTGCGTCTGTACTATGTGCTTAAAAAACATAGATTTATCAAAATGTAATTAAGGGAGTAATTAAGAGTAGCTTGCGAAATTGCAATCGATACTAAACTATGCGTACTCGATTCGCCACGTAGCGTGAGTTTTAAACTCCAGCGTATTTAGGGGATCTCGTAATATTTAGTATGCAAATTTGACCAATACCTCTTTTATTAAAGTTATAAAAGGTAATAGAAATATAAATCGATATATATTCCATGTGAAAGTTTTAATGATACTACGTTGATACGACGGGTTGAAATATTTGTTCTTAAACCAATGAACAAACATACAGACCTCAAGTTGAAGCTAACTCTCTTCAAAGGAGAAACAGATATGACAGTGTAACAACACTCCACCCATTTAGTAAAGGTGGCTATTACATCCCGAATGTGTTAAGCGTGCAAGTGTTCTTGTCATGATTTAACTTTACAAACATGGACAAATTTTGGTGGACTCTAAAAAGGTGCACCTAGCACCTCAGTAGGCAGTGTGACACACTTCGCGATTATGTTCTACCCCACCCTATCCTGCTATTCTAAACCATTCTTTCCTTGTCCTGCAACCGTCGATCACGTGTTCACCCGACATTCCCgccttcctttcctttttcgaGAAAAAAATTATCCATAGCACCAAAGCTACGTGAAATTTCCTGAAACACCGCTCCACGGAGTAGCAATTTAGAGCATGCGTTCGTTACCCCCTCCGTCACAAAATAAGTGCTATTTTAGCCTTTAAATTTTATCCAAAAAAAGTGTTCTTTTATCTCCTCCTAGTAAACTGTATCTAATTAAAGCAATACTCACATCAATAAAAATGAACGTACGGAGAAGTGTGTGAAGCCAATCaaatgatgaattgatgctatTTATCTGGTTCCAATGCACATGCATTTATTTAGAATCTAGAAAACTACGTAGACAAAACAACTTTCAATAACAATTAGTATGAATAGTTGGGTAACATGGTCATTTCTCGTAACTACTAATATATTCAAAATTCTCTAAATGAACATttattttaggacggagggaatatATGATAAGTTCTTTTTTTCCTGCAAGGGTTAGCGGAGTATTTATGTAATAGATTGTATTTAGAATAAAACACACAGTCGGTCCTGAACTTATTATGGGCTGTCATCTAGGTCCGTAAATTCTCACAATGCATTTTTAGTCCATGAATATGTCTCAGTATACCATTCAGGTCTCGAAACTCTCAAAACACATTTTCAGGTCCCCAACCTGTCTCAAGGTGTCATCCGAGTCCTTAAACTTTCAAAGTGCATTTTAACATCCCCAATCAAACGCCAAGGAACACTAGCGGAATCACTAGCATAAAGGTGGTTGTGAAGGCAacgagcgaggaggaggaattGCCATCAGCGAATGTGACAATTTTTAagatttgaaaatgtattttgagagtttagggacccgGACAAAACCTGAGGACAAGTTTGGGGGTGGGGTGTGTGGGGGGAGGCTAATTATGCATTTTTAGAGTTCATAGACCTAGATGGCACCTTGAGACAAGTTTGGGgactgaaaatgcattttgaaaCTTGAATGACACTACAAGATAAGTTTAGGACCCCGTGTATTTTACTCTTGTTTTTTATTAACAACTGGAGAGCATCCCATTTGTAACAGTGCAAAGTGCATCAGTGCGCTGGCTCGAAAGACGGGAAGGGGTGGAAGACACAAACACCACTCCTTTCACGCTTGGTGAAAGATGATACCTTGAAAAGCACAATCTTGTAATCTCTGCTGCCATCTTCAGAAGACATCAATAAGCTCTATATATGGGCACGTGTAGTGTCAAGAGACTTAGTGGGCTCAGTCGGTGATCTTCTGCTGTGTCAACAGACTTATTATCCATGACATATCGATCAGGGAACTAGTTCGTCGCATGCAACTGTACTAAACCTTGACATTTTTAGTTCTTGGTGAAGCAGTGTGATATACATAACAAGTATGTTTGGTTATATAGTTCGATTGTAGCCATAATTACTTCGG contains:
- the LOC101780970 gene encoding probable protein phosphatase 2C 14: MVEAAARRRSGTSRRRPSGSGGEHQRLVAVAVAARVVMVTSRSAGPAAAGGGGEAAAGEAEGGGGRCMDDFFDCLFGVLGALGVTWGAPARPRRQPRPPLPRVVGPAAPAPADARRFAAELRATPGRIAGNGACAVASLYTLQGKKGVNQDAMIFWENYCSREDTIFCGVFDGHGPYGHLVAKRVRDLLPVKLGADLAMEDGRETSTSNIKSNANEVGSPEHVNRRVTVMSSEAEQNGEYPEIFPALRASFLKAFHVMDRDLKLHKNIDCFFSGTTAVAVIKQGRNLIIGNLGDSRAVLGTRDENNQLVAIQLTVDLKPNIPSEAQRIKQRRGRIFALPEEPEVARVWLPKYNSPGLAMARAFGDFCLKDHGVISMPDVSYHHITEKDEFVVLATDGVWDVLSNDEVVSIVSRATSRASAARFLVESAHRAWRTRFPTSKIDDCAVVCLFLNTDEASESSSSMSNNLATAVEVSSDQHSTTVQKQLSTGVSADLVTALVRDGNKVSVVETIARPVAPADLLKDG